From a single Silene latifolia isolate original U9 population chromosome 6, ASM4854445v1, whole genome shotgun sequence genomic region:
- the LOC141586779 gene encoding uncharacterized protein LOC141586779, giving the protein MECSEGNKMKILCLHGFRTSGAFLNKQITKWGPIFANFDLDFPDGLFRAGGKSDIEGIFPPPYFEWFQFNKEFTEYDNLEECISFLCKYITTNGPFDGLLGFSQGATLCALLAGYQLQGKILKDHPPIKFLISVSGSKFRAPHICDVAFKDPIVAKSVHFIGDKDWLKLPSEDLASAFVDPLIIRHPGGHTVPRLDEAGIEQMANWTKGLLAETSASKDDVLKAKVAEKEAVETVSKASKDDGGSIEMKMETADVEAVQA; this is encoded by the exons ATGGAGTGTAGTGAAGGAAACAAAATGAAAATTTTATGTCTCCATGGATTCAGAACTAGTGGAGCTTTTCTCAACAAGCAAATCACCAAATGGGGTCCTATTTTTGCCAATTTTGATTTG GATTTCCCAGATGGTTTATTTCGTGCAGGAGGCAAATCAGACATTGAGGGCATTTTCCCACCTCCCTACTTTGAATGGTTTCAATTCAACAAGGAATTTACTGAGTATGATAACTTGGAAGAGTGTATATCATTTCTATGTAAATACATTACTACCAATGGACCCTTTGATGGTCTCCTTGGCTTCTCCCAG GGAGCTACACTTTGTGCCCTCTTGGCCGGATACCAGCTCCAGGGAAAAATATTGAAGGATCATCCTCCTATCAAGTTCTTGATTTCGGTATCAGGTTCTAAATTCAGGGCTCCTCACATTTGTGATGTTGCCTTTAAAGACCCTATTGTTGCGAAATCAGTTCACTTCATTGGGGATAAGGACTGGTTGAAACTTCCTTCTGAAGATCTTGCTTCTGCTTTTGTGGATCCTCTTATTATAAGACATCCCGGAGGCCACACTGTTCCAAGATTAG ACGAGGCAGGAATTGAGCAGATGGCGAATTGGACAAAAGGTCTTCTGGCTGAGACAAGTGCCTCTAAAGATGATGTGCTAAAAGCTAAGGTAGCAGAAAAGGAAGCAGTAGAGACAGTAAGCAAAGCTTCAAAAGACGATGGAGGTTCGATTGAGATGAAAATGGAGACAGCAGACGTTGAGGCAGTACAAGCTTGA